In the Hordeum vulgare subsp. vulgare chromosome 7H, MorexV3_pseudomolecules_assembly, whole genome shotgun sequence genome, one interval contains:
- the LOC123410605 gene encoding F-box protein PP2-B10-like yields the protein MDTASTATAEEEVTRLEDLPESCLAHVLALTSPRDACRCATVSPSFREAAESDAVWDRFLPPDYRAILLRCCSGRTPPLSSKKDAYLWLSNGAVRVDEGDTAVWLAKESGAKCVALSARKLSLPWDDGEFSWRWTPHPRSRFAEVAQLVHCTGLEIYGRLPAAALTPRTDYAAYLVFDVADEGHRGLSFPDQETTVAVGGRAASRHAVCLRPDDDEACKFRGVARADGHDGVRRPARREDRWAEMEMGRLRIDEAMALEKEEEVMVSFEVLEWYPKRGLIIEAVEFRPV from the exons ATGGACACCGCTAGCACGgcgacggcggaggaggaggtcacCCGTTTAGAAGACCTCCCGGAGAGCTGCCTGGCACACGTGCTGGCGCTCACCTCCCCGCGCGATGCTTGTCGCTGCGCCACCGTGTCCCCGTCCTTCCGCGAGGCCGCCGAGTCCGACGCCGTCTGGGATCGCTTCCTCCCGCCCGACTACCGTGCCATCCTCCTGCGCTGCTGCTCCGGCCGAACGCCGCCGCTGTCGTCCAAGAAGGATGCCTACCTCTGGCTTTCTAACGGCGCCGTTCGGGTCGACGAGGGCGACACGGCGGTGTGGTTGGCGAAGGAAAGCGGCGCCAAGTGCGTGGCGCTGTCGGCGAGGAAGCTGAGCCTGCCGTGGGACGACGGCGAGTTCAGCTGGAGATGGACGCCTCACCCTCGCTCCAG GTTCGCGGAGGTGGCCCAACTGGTGCACTGCACCGGCCTGGAGATCTACGGCCGGCTGCCGGCCGCTGCGCTGACACCAAGGACGGACTACGCCGCGTACTTGGTATTTGACGTGGCGGACGAAGGCCACCGCGGCTTGAGCTTTCCGGACCAGGAGACCACAGTGGCAGTCGGAGGTCGTGCGGCGTCGCGCCACGCCGTGTGCCTTCGCCCCGACGACGATGAGGCGTGCAAGTTCAGAGGCGTGGCCCGTGCAGACGGCCATGACGGGGTGAGGCGGCCGGCACGACGCGAAGACCGGTGGGCGGAAATGGAGATGGGACGGCTACGTATCGATGAAGCCATGGccctggagaaggaggaggaggtgatggTGAGCTTCGAGGTGTTGGAGTGGTACCCCAAGCGCGGCCTTATTATTGAGGCCGTCGAATTTAGGCCAGTTTGA